From the Mesotoga prima MesG1.Ag.4.2 genome, the window GATAGCATTACCCTCCATAGCGCTTCTTCTTTTTCTTTCGCAGGAATTACTGAACAGCTATTATTCGAGAATAATAACGCTTATTGGTATATATGGAATCATGGCGGTAAGCCTTACATTGGTTAATGGAATATCGGGAGTCTTCTCGCTGGGACATGCAGGGTTTATTGCGGTTGGAGCATACACTTCCGCGCTCCTGACTCTGTCGCCGGAGCAAAAGGAAATGACCTTTCTCATTGAGAAACTGGTGTGGCCGCTGAACTCTATTCAGATTCCCTTCTTCTGGGCAACGATAATTGCCGGTCTCGTCGCGGCCGTATTTGCTTTCCTGATTGGCTGGCCGTCGTTGAGGCTTACAGGTGACTACTTTGCAATTGCGACGCTCGGTTTTTCCGAAATAATCAGGATCTTTGCGCTTAATCTCAATTCAATAACAAACGGGGCGCTGGGCCTAAAGGCGCTTCCCGATCACACGAATGTCTGGTGGGCATGGGGCTGGTTGCTTGTTACCGTAGCCACTGTCCTGAGTCTTGCTTACAGTTCCTTCGGAAGGGCCTTGAGGGCTATACGAGAAGACAGAGTCGCGGCTCAAGCGATGGGGATAAATGTCTTCAAGCATCAGTTGACAGCCTTTGTTCTTGGCGGGTTTTTTGCGGGGATTTCCGGGTCTTTGTACGGACACTGGCTCAGCACAATCGATCCTAGAACAAACACGTTTGGCATCCTTCTCACCTTCAACGTTCTGATAATGATAGTTCTCGGCGGGCTGGGAAGCATAACAGGAGCTATAATCGGCGGTGCGCTCTTTGCTTTCCTTAGCGAGTGGCTACGCTTCCTCGAGGGCCCCATGAATATCCTGGGTTTCAAGATTATGGGCATAAGCGGTATGAGAATGCTCGTCTTCTCGGGACTCTTCGTGATAATTATGATCTTCTGGCCGAGGGGACTGATGGGAAGAAGTGAGTTCTCCTGGGATGGACTCGTTTCTGTTTTCAAGAGGAGATACAAGAGATGAGTCTGCTCACACTTGAGAATGTAACAATGAAGTTCGGCGGACTCACCGCAGTGAAGGATGTAACGCTTCGCGTAGAAGAAGGCGAGATCTTTGGTTTGATCGGCCCGAACGGTGCCGGAAAGACAACGATCTTCAATATGATAACGGGACACTACAAACCTACAGATGGTCGTATATTGTTCAGGGAAAATGAGATTACGGCACTCCAACCGGACAAGATAACAAGAACTGGGATTGCAAGGACTTTTCAGAACATCCGTCTGTTCAGAGATCTTACCGTTTTAGAGAACGTAATGGTTTCTCAACACCATACGATTGCAAGCAACGGAAAGGCCGTAAGCTGGTTTTTCAAAAGCGTTACCAGACTGGGTTATTCCGAGAAAGAACGGGAGATGAGAAACAAGGCTCTTGAACTGCTGAGTGTTCTCGGTCTCGAAATGCTGGCGAATGAAAAGTCCAGCGCGTTATCTTATGGTTCGCAAAGGCTACTGGAGATTGCAAGGGCAATGGCGACGGGGGCGACTCTTCTCCTTCTCGACGAACCGGCTGCCGGGATGAATGCCTCTGAAACGGCAGGTCTTGTAGATACTATCAGGAGAATTCGCGATGATTTCGGCCTTACAGTTCTACTCATAGAGCATGATATGAAACTGGTAATGGGGCTTTGTGAAAGGATAATGGTTCTGGATCACGGAAGGACCATCAGTGAAGGGGACCCCGCCTTTGTTCAGAAGGACGTGAGGGTTATCGAAGCCTATCTGGGTAGGGAGTGGGTTACGGTTGGCAAATGAAATTCTCAGCGTTGATGAGCTCCAGGTTTCATACGGTGTCATCAAGGCAGTAAAAGGCATAACGCTCTCCGTTGAGGAGGGCAGTATTGTAACTATAATAGGCTCTAATGGCGCCGGGAAGAGCACCACGCTTGGTGCCGTAAGCGGACTGATAAGGCCCTCCGGTGGAAAAGTCTCTTTCAGAGGGAACAATATCAACAGGCTGGGAGCCGCCAGAA encodes:
- a CDS encoding branched-chain amino acid ABC transporter permease; the encoded protein is MKKRTKMILTLIALPSIALLLFLSQELLNSYYSRIITLIGIYGIMAVSLTLVNGISGVFSLGHAGFIAVGAYTSALLTLSPEQKEMTFLIEKLVWPLNSIQIPFFWATIIAGLVAAVFAFLIGWPSLRLTGDYFAIATLGFSEIIRIFALNLNSITNGALGLKALPDHTNVWWAWGWLLVTVATVLSLAYSSFGRALRAIREDRVAAQAMGINVFKHQLTAFVLGGFFAGISGSLYGHWLSTIDPRTNTFGILLTFNVLIMIVLGGLGSITGAIIGGALFAFLSEWLRFLEGPMNILGFKIMGISGMRMLVFSGLFVIIMIFWPRGLMGRSEFSWDGLVSVFKRRYKR
- a CDS encoding ABC transporter ATP-binding protein — its product is MSLLTLENVTMKFGGLTAVKDVTLRVEEGEIFGLIGPNGAGKTTIFNMITGHYKPTDGRILFRENEITALQPDKITRTGIARTFQNIRLFRDLTVLENVMVSQHHTIASNGKAVSWFFKSVTRLGYSEKEREMRNKALELLSVLGLEMLANEKSSALSYGSQRLLEIARAMATGATLLLLDEPAAGMNASETAGLVDTIRRIRDDFGLTVLLIEHDMKLVMGLCERIMVLDHGRTISEGDPAFVQKDVRVIEAYLGREWVTVGK